A genome region from Wielerella bovis includes the following:
- a CDS encoding glycosyltransferase family 2 protein, whose translation MQPEITFVVPAYNVAEYLPDCLESLLAVPVAKEIILIDDGSTDNTGEVAQDFFRLHDCITLIRQHNQGVSAARNRGIALARGRFVQFVDADDILRNQAHYPAWIEFATQQKIDIVKTLIQWIKHNGEYLTTQSPYHQFNGEAYVSHGHDYWHQMLLVNWFPLATNGFYRTQLLQQHGLRFPEGISHSEDALFFADVMCSQPDIRVLEIKQVGYVYRHRVNSASHSLDSNMRGCVSTCEIVKLLWQRMEWAKQRAMQSENQAHWQRMHKHLISTIAVQVMVLYDRYYVYLNETQKASVRHYFTPELLALVQPFSKIDIVL comes from the coding sequence ATGCAGCCTGAAATCACATTTGTTGTACCTGCTTACAATGTGGCGGAATATTTGCCTGATTGTTTGGAAAGTTTGCTTGCCGTGCCTGTGGCGAAAGAAATTATCTTGATTGACGATGGTTCTACGGATAATACGGGCGAAGTGGCGCAAGATTTTTTCAGGCTGCATGATTGCATTACCTTGATTCGACAGCATAATCAAGGCGTATCAGCAGCGCGAAATCGTGGTATTGCTCTGGCGCGTGGTCGGTTTGTGCAATTTGTGGATGCGGACGATATACTACGCAATCAAGCGCACTATCCCGCTTGGATTGAGTTTGCGACCCAGCAAAAAATAGATATTGTGAAGACGTTGATTCAATGGATAAAACACAATGGCGAATATTTGACCACGCAATCGCCCTATCATCAATTTAATGGAGAAGCCTATGTGTCGCATGGACATGATTATTGGCATCAAATGTTGTTGGTCAATTGGTTTCCATTGGCGACAAATGGTTTTTATCGTACGCAATTATTGCAGCAACATGGGCTGCGTTTTCCCGAAGGTATTTCGCATAGTGAAGATGCACTGTTTTTTGCTGATGTAATGTGCAGTCAGCCCGATATTCGCGTGCTGGAAATCAAGCAAGTGGGTTATGTTTATCGGCATCGTGTAAATAGTGCATCGCACTCGCTTGATAGTAATATGCGCGGATGTGTAAGTACCTGTGAAATTGTGAAATTATTATGGCAGCGCATGGAATGGGCAAAACAACGTGCGATGCAGTCTGAAAATCAAGCGCATTGGCAGAGAATGCATAAGCATTTAATCAGCACAATAGCGGTTCAAGTCATGGTGTTGTATGACAGATATTATGTATATTTGAATGAAACGCAAAAAGCCAGTGTGCGTCATTATTTCACGCCTGAATTATTGGCGTTGGTTCAGCCGTTTAGCAAGATAGATATTGTTTTGTAA
- a CDS encoding glycine zipper 2TM domain-containing protein, translated as MKSIVSKTAAIILMTATLGACTANGGVGLSPSQANTALGAVVGAAAGNLIGHDTEATLTGAALGGLIGSQINR; from the coding sequence ATGAAATCTATCGTAAGCAAAACGGCTGCTATTATTTTGATGACCGCTACTTTGGGCGCATGTACCGCAAATGGTGGCGTGGGTCTGTCGCCATCCCAAGCCAATACCGCTTTGGGTGCAGTAGTTGGTGCAGCAGCGGGTAACTTAATCGGTCATGATACCGAAGCGACTTTAACTGGTGCAGCTTTGGGTGGTTTGATAGGTAGTCAAATCAACCGTTAA